In the genome of Vespa crabro chromosome 1, iyVesCrab1.2, whole genome shotgun sequence, the window TTACTTCTTTTCTCTGgttatcttttaaatttttaagtaaaGTCCAAGTATACGATAATgtaagtattattgttaatctgcaaataaaattaaaatcttctctcttttttttttctttatcttttttctttaaaaagatttttttatattacacattttttaaaacgttattatgaatatattaaatacttaaatatttatacatatctataaggaaaataagttttatcgaatagaaaagaattaagaaaaaaaaaaaagaaaaaaaaaaaaataaataagttcgATTGTAATAAATCGTTTCTTAGATTcgatatattgattttttcgTTAACATTTTAATACAAATCTTTTGATGTTTTAATGAAAGGTAATTTAAAATCCAAAGCTAAgcgaattaatatttaacgcTGTCAAATtcgagaaatgaaaattatgaaagtttAATATGTATAGTTGTATGAACTGATCAATGAAATTCAcatgattataaaattattaaagatcgatatatcgtataataaatataatttcgaagataaatttttttctcgataataattttcttcattttgttAGATCAAATCAATTTATcgctttaataatatatagaatatatacatgtaatcgTTAAACTACGATGTataatcaaaagaaagaaagaattcaaTGCATTCGAATAATCATAGCAACGGTATGTTCCATGCAACAAAACAATTGTGTatgcaataataaatttaaggTGTACAGAATCAGAGCGTCGAGAGTATGGTTACCGTTTCAATCTCCACGGTATGTGTAGAATTTGTGGAATGATCATTATtgtgttctctcttttccttccttctctcttaccgtccatctctatctctctttctcatatttctcatttttcgtattttttgcttctttttttttgttttttttttttttttttgttttttaactaTCGTCGATTATCCGTTAAACGGTTTCTATAAAATGatacattatattaatgacaaaaaaaaagacgtgAAATTGTCAAAATATTgcttattaaagtaattatagattaaaaatgatattttgaaGGGAAATGTGGATAGATCTTTAATTATCAACGATCAAGAGTTTTGCCTATTAAACGTTTCCGTTTATAATTCGCTCAGTAATAAGCCAACATATACTTGGTCCCAAGTCTCTTGAGTCTCGCTATCCTTGATTAACTTGCTCGAGTAATCAGCTTGAGAGATGAAAATTCTTGGTAACAGAACGAGCAAATTGATGTATCATTAGAGACATGCATCTCGTTAGTGCCAAGttacattttcaaaagaaaccCAATATCCTACTTGTAAATTTGATTTGTCAAACCTTAATATACTCTCTaagttatatcaaatattccGTTGCGATTGTACAAATGACtaactatatattttctaaattacgATTTCAACTAATTCTTCTTCTAACGCTACTTCCttggattataattatattcagtttattaaaatattaaggtaaatattaaagatcaatgacgaaatattttttttgaaagacaTGTCGTTCTACATTAAAGTTCGTTTTGAATgaggaacgaagaaagaaaaaaaaataattacaggataggaataacttttttttttgcaaaaaacGACTCGAGACATTTTCATGGcgatcaatttcaattaacCAACGGCCGTATAGCGGCATTAGCACGCCCAAGAATATGCCTAAACGCCTACCTACATAATTGATGCGTTCGTTATCATCCCCCTTGTCGTCATTCAAAGCGTGACAGTTCAGGGGTTATTTTCACATAAATAATGATACCAATTAGCAGCTTCAGCTACTCCGCAGTAGCAATCAGTTAACGCAGTCAATTATTTCTTGATACGATAGGGAGAAAAGCTCTTTCTCTTGCAAAATgcgatataaaatacatacatatatatatatatatatatatatatatatatatatatatatttatgtatatgtacatatatatatgtacatatacatatatagtaaatcaaagaaatattaagatgtatgtatatacaagtaTTCAAAAATCTTAGTTATGTTTATAACTTAAAGaagttaacaaaaaaagaaaaaaatgttagaaatactttttatatttttttattgttattggaacaaaaattcttcatatcattaattttaatattatcaaattaccatattaacaatattaattaatagattaattttaatcttaatctctaactaattttatttttaatatcgtagtaaaaatattgaagTTCTTTATGTAATTTAGAAAAAGTAATTCAATTCGAAATATTGTCCGAACTTTTCTCTGATTCATtgtatgctttttttttttttttttgaatcatcGCGTTGacgtttgatattaattttatatacctataaatATACTTAACGTATACACACGTGTACGTAggagaaataaattatgatgGTTATTCAAAACATAGTTTCTTTGAAAGCAATACTGGTTTTCTAGAAGAAAATCTTATGCTCCAACGTACCAACATCGGGAACTGACACAAACTTTTCGTCCCTTCGTTTTAGCGAATTTCTTGAAGAAACAGCTGAAGAATCTGAATTGcggtcgttcttttttttccttttccgtcTCGACGactctttcatattttatttcaaagacACATACTTATAAGCTTTTTGAACAAGATACATGGAAAAGTATTTTTCCACGAAAAAACATTGCCTCTCTTACATCTTATAACTTCCATCGTCTTATGGACGACTTTGTCATaagaattttctatattacaaTACAATCTCctattctttatcctttaataatttataaaacaacgttttgttttattaataactcGTGAAAATGTTACTCTACCaagtttaaaataatttcgtcgGGAAGGTTGTTAAAACGTTGAAACGTCGTTAACATtctgttcttattatcttagaaaataaatttctcattcgtccttacaataataagatttcattaagaaatacatataatgtaaaataccTTCTCTTGTTATACAAGCTtcctattataacgatatatctGTGAGTAATAAAATGCCATTAAATATATGTTCCTGGTACGTGAACatatacatgaaaaaaaaaagaaaacaatcttgtggggagaaaaaaagaacagaaaaaaaagaaaaaagaaaaaaaaaggggggaaaaaaaaggaagaaagaaagaaggtacACGTCGTACCGAGTTAAAGATTTTCTAAAGAATCGTCTATTTGGGATAGCTAGCTCTCTTGTAATTCTTTCGCTGGACGGTGATGCAGATAGATGGTTTCTAGATTTCGTCGGTGGCCAGACCATCGAATGCATGGaccgaaaagagagaaaaaaggctGAAAAAactttgagagagagagagagagagagcgaaaaagaTGCGGAGAAGCGAAGAAGCTTCATGGCTTGGCAAACCatgaagaggagagaaaagagagaaagagagagaaagtggcgAGGAAGGGAAGGAAGGGAGGTTTGCGGCGATCGGAGACAGGACGAAGAggattttctccttttctaacGCGAATAACTTCGATCTATCCCCTGGATCACCTCCGACTGGCTTTCCTGCCTCGATCCTTTTGGTAAGcgttccctcttcctctctctctctctctctctctctctctctctctctctctctctctctctctctctccctcaatCCCTCCCATTTCCGTTAAAAgtaggagagagatagagtgtcCTGAAGAGCCGCATACCGATCAATGTCACACCACCGTTTGCTTGTGTTCACAGTCTTACATTTCCTGTCTACCTATCGTCGTCCTGCTGAAGTATCAAACACCTGTGCTTTCAGGAAACAGATCGGATCTACGAGAGGCTCtgctctttccctctcctccGTATTGAGTTTACGATAGCTGATCTATTATTCGATAGATGGATATTTTGTCAAAGGACGATTTAGATTCTTTATATGTTTTCAAcacatagatattatttttacatatatgtacgtttgaTTTTCATCTTCAATATTATGcgaatttaattcttattgaCGTCTATCTAAGCTCATTGAAATTTTCTGTTCATTGAGAAAGAATCGATGTTGTAAATAATGTTCGAAGATAAGTGaaattctgttttcttttctttttttcctttttttttttttttttcttttttcattttcgatatcatgtaattaattttcgtcATCGCAAGGATTAAACTCCTCAACATCTTATGGCTCGTGGAAAAAGGAATAACCGTACGACTATTCTAaacgaattttctcttttcatcctctttttgtgttcttttctttttccttttcttttcttttttttttctttctttcttttttttttttttttttttttgttttgtttccgAAGCTCGGCTCATATTCTCCGGCATCCATTAAAGTCAGTTGTGAAGTTTGCAAAAGATTAATGAGTTAGTAATGGAGTTTGTAGCTTTGTTGCGGAATGGTTACAAATattgatctctctttcttttcagtGAAAGAGCttgatgaagaaaaaggagcCAGGAACTTTGAGAGTAAAAGTAATGTGCGCGGATAagtagtattttcttttttttttcttttttttttttatatttgtttctcttttctccctgtttttcttttcgtttttgtcttttctttatctattaaaaaacGACGAGTTTGAAGTTTAgcttaaaagaaattatttttgacaTATCTTATACGTGTATTAATATCTACATGCATAAGACGATCGTATATTCCTTGACATCAAATACCGCTTTATGCAtactattgaaatttatttatttctttgtcgaTCATAACTTAAACCctgtcattaatattacattttttaccCTTTCCCCCCTTTCAAATTGGTATGAGTAATAACGCGCATTTCGCAATATTGCGGTGCGAAGTGAGTATCTAATTGCTCTTAGATCGTTATGCAGATGAGTTCGAAACTGGATTCTGTTTTTCATCGATGAAGCCGATATTACGAAATAGTAGAAGCATCTGAGTAAATCGAAATATACGTTCCTGAGAGGGTAGGGGTAACGAACTTGGGCAAGATGTTAGTGAATTTGCCAGTTCCATAGCCCGGGGTTGtaagagttagagagagagagagagagagagagagagagagagagagagaaaggcagtAGGAGTAGATGATAGAGAACTGCTATACGGTGATTAAATTTCCGCGTTGCACCCTTCGCGAAGGGTTGTTTCATAGGAAATTTAAACAAGACCTTAACAAACGGTTTCTCTCATCGTTCTCGAAATCGCCATATACGCGATCTTCATACTTTACATCTTGTCTCTTTTATCCTCGAGTTGCACTGACTTTTCAACTTTCTTATTTTACAAGGCTGATCCAAGAATTTGGGAAAGTTTCATTGGgtaagaaataaacgaaataagaaaacagTTAATACTTCGTATTACTCGACGTACAAGATGTTTGATACGATTTAGTGGAATTCTTACGTCAGGAATCtttcaattatatcaaataaactaatgttaataataatttaatgttaattgtaaatgaaaaagaatcgaGAATCATTAAATGATTCATTGATTTCGTTTCGATACGATACAGTGTATTTAACGGAACGTATACATTATGTGAGAagagtttttaattttatcgagaaaaaagtaaaagaagtaaaaaaaaaaaaaaaaaaaaaagaaagaaaaaaaagaaaaaaaagaaaagaagaaaaaacgttgAAAGTACGTCGAAAATTATTTAGTCGTTAATCAAACGTTTAACTTCTAACGCTTTACACAAAATCATTGTCGATcgaaatatatcgaaaaataataacgcgttGTATTTCCCGAAGGAAACGatacgatttcatcttctgtACCGCTGAGATTTTCATCATCAGCTGtcgatcttttttcctttgacaTCTCTGATTCCGtttcatccttcttcttcgtgtTCGTTTCATTTCTCATCTCGatccaataatattttaccaGTGCACGTTGGAAAACTTTACCGCGTGGAAATATCGTCGGCATCTAAGTCTGCGATAAACTCATTCCCATGGTAGCGATGCCATTGCTCACCGGTAGTTAATTATTGTGGATTAAAACGCTACGAAACTTTGTCGTCAGAGAACGAGTCTGTTTTCGTTGAAAAAGTTTAATACCCATACCCCATACCGACGTTGAgaagtttatttttatcgtgttatttataattcctTTTTGCACGAGCAAATTAAAGTTATAGATTTGTAGGATAAGACGTTAATATTCTCTATCGCGTTTCTCATTTGCGATTTATTCTTCGTTATAacggaaattattttctatacttGATAATTaagtaagataataaaagattataataaaaaaaaaaaaaaaaaaataaacatctaTATACAACTAGTAGATTATTAATCCATCTATAAAAGTACCTAGTATTATGTCAGACAATAGATCAATATCTCTGACAGTAACAATcaacaatttataaaattaatatcgattaacgATGTTAAATAGTTATTACTTACCTGCTAATATTTCTTCATGTAGAATTCCTGATGTTATCTATTTATAGTATTTGGTGCTAGTATAATAACGGAATCAAAATAGATCGATAGTTGTTGTCAGTTGCGTTTCGATCGCTTAATAAATCATgcttaattaaatttacaaagCAGCGTTGTAATTCATTATTTGTAGATGATCGATTTTTCATCCATTAAATTAACTGAAAAAGATGCGTTTATAAAATCTATGCGAAGTGAGAGCGAAAGCgatcattaatttatcatttctcGTTTAAATTACTTAACCCGCGAggtgtacaaaaaaaaaaaaaaaaaagaaaaaaaaaaagaaaaaaaaggaaaacaaaacagaaaaaaaagacgaagaaagttgaatacataataataaatcgttaaACAGgccaagaaaaaataaaaatgagctACAGACATGCATCTTTGTACATCcgtttattatcatcatagtcGTACTTTGACACTGGTTATTTAAGAAAGATAATGTCTAGCCTCTTCGTTATTTCTTATCTGCCCTTTTTCTGCTCTTTTTTGTtagttcgtttgtttgtttgtttgtttgtttgtttgtttgtttgtttgtttgtttctttgtttgtttgtttgttaagGTATTTTGGCGATTTGCCAAACCTCCAGAATTAAGTTCGGAAGCAAGATTTCAGTACACTCGATGCTGTCACCGCCGATAATCGTTTCGTATTTAagctcactctctctttctctttctccctctctctctctctctctctctctctctttcttatcctcTCTCATGCTCTCTCGCATTCCTACATAAGTATTTATAGTCAAACACACAAGTATacccttttctatctttctctccttctctctttttctctatttctctctatctctctctccccctcacacgcacacacacacacacacacacacacacacacatacacacacacatacacatacacacacaaacacgcaCACTCTCGACTTCGTTCATGCAGCGCTCGATAAAAGTTCTTTCGagcaactctctctctccctccctttctctctctctctctctccctctctctctctctctttctctctctctttctttttctaagcaCTCGCCCTCGTTCCATTATACGAAGCACATTTCGCCAccgtagttttcttttttgttgacCGCCATCACCGTCCATCTTCAAACTACCACGCCTATCACCCTCTATTTCGCGCTTCGAACCTTAttgccttctttttcttttttgttttttttttccttttttttttttttttttttttttttttcctcttttgcaCTCACTTGCGTTCTCACAAGGAGTCCATTTTCCTCGGTGCACCACAAAGGAAGTCGAGCTTGTAACCCGAGCGACACACTCCCTTcgtcatatgattattgtcacTTTCTCTGTCGCTTGACGCGTTCGGTTTTCAGCGTCGCGCCGTCACGAACGTCATCGTAGTTTCTCGTCGAGAAACGAGACAGGACGTAAGTGTTCGGTGTATATTGTTTTACACGCGTGCGCATACACGTTCCGTATACGCAGctcgttctcttttattctcttcctctctctttctctctctttttttcacttttttacgACTTCTTCCGTAAAATGTGCATAGACAATTAGTATTCTACTTGTTCTCGACATATGTAACTCGTACGAACTATATCCTTCTATGTCGTTCGAGTATCTATGAATCGGTTATCAGGATTATCGAGTATCGATGAGTTAAGCCTGAAACCGTCGAGGCTTTTCACTGTTAATATCGGTTCGAGCGTTCTCTCAAAGTTGTATCCTTGATACATCGTCCTTCCTTGCTCGCCGTAAAACGTTTCGACTTTTTTTAGTATCGCGTAGGGATCGCAAAAAGGATCGAACAAGAAGTGTTCGCCCAAATAAGGTCCTagattcgttcgatcgaaaatcTTGTACGTTTTTGAAAACAGAGCTAGTAATGAAACACCAAGTTATCCTTGTTCTTTGAGAGACGACGAATATTAAAGTTTATAAATCGTTCGAGTTTCACGATATCGATACCGAGGCATGTATGAAATTACTTGAGAATCTTCCTGAGGTATTCGGCGAGAATAACTTTCCTCGATCTTTCGAGTATCGATTCTCGCGTCCTCTCTTGTTGTTCCTCGAGTCGCCTGTCTCTTTCAAAGAGCCTGGCGCACTCCGATTCTGGTCACCAAAGTTCCGTGCTAGCTGTTAACGTATGAACTTCGATATTCTCGTGACGATGGTATCTATCTCTTCGACGTACAGTAGCACGTCTGGATAAAACGACCGTCAAAGCTGCAGCCGCACCTAATGCTGCTCCAACGAGAACCAACATTCCGGGATGTGCGCCAGATAATTGTTCGGACAATCGAGTACCAGAATCGGTCGCACGACCGTTCAGTTCCTCGGCTATCGTATTCGATACGATACCATTAGtcaatacatatttttctttcgttaggTTGTTCTCTCTCGTCAGGTACTTATCCGACATCGTCGTCTTTTCCTCATTTCGAGAAAATTCATTCAAAAACTTGGATGTCTTCAACGAAGGAGATAATTCTTTACCACCGCCATTcattaaaaactttttcaacTTATCGCTCTTCTccgtttttccttttgccGAGACGTTGATACTGATAGGATAGGATGCACCTTTCTCATCCGTTTTCATATCGATCATCAGCTTCCCTTTGACTTTGCGCCGTAAATTTTGAACGTTTGCCTCCTTTCTTCTTAAATCCGTTCCTTTCAACGTCGGGGAAGTTATATTTCTAAAGGAAGTCGGTGCCTCGTAAACGCGGGGCACGttcgtcgtttttatcgttgaattTTCCACAGATGTGCCGTCCATTTCGTTCATAGAATTGGAAACTTCGCCAGTCGTCGTTTTTTCTAAGTTCGAATAATTAGTAAACTCTTCGTTCGTTTCCAGGGTCGACTCGGTGAAATTCGTGAATCCATTGATAATGTCATTGGAGGAAGATGTAAACGATCCGAGCGTTTCATtcaaagatcgatcgatttcgagAGATGTGATCGATGGGATCGATTTAAcggtcgatattatcgtcgaaAGTGTTACAGGTGGCGATGGTAGATCGCGTAAATAAGTTCCCAATAATTCCTCGGGAGTTGCGCATTGAGAGAGTTCGAGATTATACGTTTGCTCTTTGTGCTCTCTTAACCATTGTCCTAGCCAATATAGATCCTCGGTGCAACTCCAATCGTTTCCAATGAGTCGTAAAACACGTAGTTGCGGGAGCAAATACGGCAAGTCCGATCTAAGGGCCGTGAGATTTGTCTGGGAAAGGTTTAATTCGAGGAGACTTTTGCAAGCGGAGAGAGCAGCATCGTCCGTCAATAACTGTCTTGCCAGAACGGGACTTCGTTGAACGTCGAGAACAATAAGCCGTTCCGGTGTCTGTACAGGAAACGCCATGTCACCTTGTTGTTGGGATTTCTCCTGAAGTGACGTTAATCCAGACATACGAAGCTTGGCAAGATTACTCGGTCCACTCAGAGCATTAACGGTTAATGCCTTGATAGGATTATCGGACAAATCGAGTTCCTTTAGCGCGAGTAGTTGACTGAATGACCCAACTTCGATTTGCCCGATATCATTGTTGTTTAACATGAGAGATCTCAAATTACGAAGTTCCTGAAAATCATTTGCTTTCAAAATGGTTATGCCATTTCGCCGAAGGTTCAGAACGGTTAAGCTACTGGGAAGACTTCCGGGAGTTTTGGTCAAAAGATTTCCAGAGACGTCGAGTTCCTCGAGCACTTCCAACCGTCCTAAAGCGTCGTCCTCGATTTCGGTAAGACGATTATCGGAAATGTCCAACATTCGTAAGAGAGGATAACTGTCGAGATCACCGCCTCTGATGGTAGTCAACTTATTGCCGGCGAGACGTAACGCTCGAACGGATCTGGTGAGGGCTGCCGGGACTCTTGCAAGACCTGTACGGGATGCGTCCACCGTTTCTAATCTCCTTCCGGTGCCGAGCAACAAAGAAACATCTTTCTCCTCCAGAGGATTCTCCGCTAATCTTAGAACCGATAGCCCTGGTAAAGGTTGAAGAGTCCCCGAAGCGGCCTTCGCCAAGCCGTTCCTTGAGACATCGAGTTCTCGAAGTTTATCGAGACTCTCGAACCATCTCGCGCCGAGCACTTGAAGCTGGTTACCGCTGAGATCTAACTTTTGAAGAGAGTAAAGAGGCGTCAATGCGCTATCCGGTAAGTCTGCCAGCCTATTATCCGACAAATCAAGAAACTCGAGACGATCCAAGCCGCGAAACGCGTCCTCGTGCACCATCGCGATTTCGTTGCGTCGTAAATGCAAGCGCGCCAGTTCACTCAGCGTCCT includes:
- the LOC124432776 gene encoding insulin-like growth factor-binding protein complex acid labile subunit, encoding MWLPFILLALMASGSACPDLCVCQQGVIVDRDSPLFADVTCRGRVPELSEVPDNTRRLSVEEAEEHEVTSFLTELEASTDLESNTTSPTTNESRSATIETALPYLDELTMTNCSLTSLNVSWHGFERLRLLNLSYNEVMHLSDARVSSLIGLTCLDLSNNFLKDVNVGVFRTLSELARLHLRRNEIAMVHEDAFRGLDRLEFLDLSDNRLADLPDSALTPLYSLQKLDLSGNQLQVLGARWFESLDKLRELDVSRNGLAKAASGTLQPLPGLSVLRLAENPLEEKDVSLLLGTGRRLETVDASRTGLARVPAALTRSVRALRLAGNKLTTIRGGDLDSYPLLRMLDISDNRLTEIEDDALGRLEVLEELDVSGNLLTKTPGSLPSSLTVLNLRRNGITILKANDFQELRNLRSLMLNNNDIGQIEVGSFSQLLALKELDLSDNPIKALTVNALSGPSNLAKLRMSGLTSLQEKSQQQGDMAFPVQTPERLIVLDVQRSPVLARQLLTDDAALSACKSLLELNLSQTNLTALRSDLPYLLPQLRVLRLIGNDWSCTEDLYWLGQWLREHKEQTYNLELSQCATPEELLGTYLRDLPSPPVTLSTIISTVKSIPSITSLEIDRSLNETLGSFTSSSNDIINGFTNFTESTLETNEEFTNYSNLEKTTTGEVSNSMNEMDGTSVENSTIKTTNVPRVYEAPTSFRNITSPTLKGTDLRRKEANVQNLRRKVKGKLMIDMKTDEKGASYPISINVSAKGKTEKSDKLKKFLMNGGGKELSPSLKTSKFLNEFSRNEEKTTMSDKYLTRENNLTKEKYVLTNGIVSNTIAEELNGRATDSGTRLSEQLSGAHPGMLVLVGAALGAAAALTVVLSRRATVRRRDRYHRHENIEVHTLTASTELW